The genomic interval AGCACCGCCTTTGCTCGACAACGGCGTCTGAAAACCCCAACTGCCCCGATTTACGGTTCATTTCGCCTCCAGCTATATATTGTATTACTATTGGTAATATAATATAGCATCATAAAAGCAATTATGCAAAGCTTTCCTTTGCAAGGGGGAGTACGCCAAAGGCGGGAGGGGGTGAACGATAAGCGGATTTAATCGATACTCGTTTACCACCCCGGCGGCAAACGCCGCCACCCCTCCTTGTAAAGGAGGGGAAAAAATCATTTTTTCAGCCTTATCGCCACCGCCGCGCCATGTGCGGTCAACCGTTCCTCGTTTGCAAGGGTCATCACCCCGGCGGCCAGCTTGCGGAATCCGGCTTGCGTGAACGCTATAAGGCTCGTGCGTTTCATGAAATCGTAAACACCCAGCGGCGAGAAGAACCTGGCCGATCCGCCTGTGGGGAGCACGTGGTTCGGCCCGGCCATATAGTCCCCCAGCGCTTCGGGGGTCCATGGCCCCACGAACACCGCCCCGGCGTTCTCCACCCGGTTAACGTATCTGGCCGCGTCTTTTATAAGCAGCTCAAGGTGCTCCGGGGCGATTGCGTTTGATATCTCAAAACACTCGTCAAGGTTGCGCGCCACAAAGGCATGGCAGTTGGCCGAAAGGCACTTTTCGATTATGCCGGAGCGTGGCAGGATCCTGGTCTGCCGCACAAGCTCTTTGGCCACCCTGTTGGCGATGGCCGCCGAAGTGGTGACGAGGATCGGCCACGCGTTCTCGTCATGCTCCGCCTGCGAAAGCAGGTCCGCCGCCGCGTGGGCGGGATTGGCGGCGCCGTCGGCTATCACAAGAAGTTCGCTGGGGCCTGCCACCATGTCTATGTCCACAACCCCGAACACCTGCCGCTTGGCCTCCGCCACATATGCGTTGCCGGGGCCGGTGATCTTGTCCACCCGCGCTATCGTTTTAGTCCCGTATGAGAGCGCCGCCACGGCCTGGGCGCCGCCGATCCTGTATATCTCGTCCACCCCGGCGATGGACGCCGCCGCCAGCACATGCGGGTCTATCGCACCCCCAGGCGCTGGCGTCACCATCACCACCCGGCGCACACCGGCGATGCGGGCCGGGATAACGTTCATCAGCACGGAGGATGGATACGCCGCCTTGCCGCCGGGAACATACACACCCACAGAGTCCAAAGGCCGGACGATCTGGCCGAGCACAGCCCCGCCATCGGACACTTTCCAAGAGCCCTCCCGCTGGAACTTGTGGAATCTTGCGATGCGCGCCGAGGCCTTTTTCAACGCCGCCAGCACCTTTGGACTGGCCGAACGCATGGCGGCGGCGATCTGCTTTTCCGTCACCCGGACGGTCTTGGGGGTAAGGCTCACCCCGTCGAACTTTTTGGTGTACTTGAAAACCGCGTCGTCACCCTTTGCCCGCACATTTTTAATTATGGCCGCAACGGTCTTTTCCACCCCCGCCGGGCCTTCGGCGGAGCGGTTCACAATGTGCGCAAGTGTTTCGCGGAATTTCGGATCGGACGATTTTGTTATTTTCATGGTGGTCAATTAGACCATATGGTGAGGGGAAACCAAAGAAAAAGGAATCCGTGGTCAGGCCGGGGAAGCGCTTTAAAGAACCATTCAATGACCTGGATTCACTTTTCCTCTCTGTGCCTTCGCGCCTCTGTGGTTGTAATTCCCCGCCGCTATTCACCTCTTGCATATCGGCGGGGAGACGCTCACCACCCAGTGATTTCCCTCCTCGCGGCTTTCGGAAGGGCATTCCACTATCGCCGCATAGGTCTCTATCTTTCTCGCCGCCTTCACGCTGTCCACCAGCACGTCCACCCGCATCACGTCTGGCCTGCGGGTGAGCAGCATTTCACGGAGCTCATCGGAGATGTCCGCACCGGATTTCCCCCTGTAATCCAACGTGTGGACGCCGCTCATATCTTGGCGCTCCTATAACTTGGCGAACCTGATCCGGATGTTGCCAAGGTCGGACCCCTTGTGCTCGAAATAGTCGTACACCTGGACCTTATAGTCCCCGTCCGCCGCGCGTAAAACGTACACCGCCCCGTTGGGGTGGATGTTGTGCTTGCCGTCTATGTTGTACCGGTACCACTTCGGATGGCGGAATATGGAGCCGTATTCGTCCATAAAATAGGCGATGGAGTCCGACGGATTCTCCACGGTTTTCCATTGCGCGCCGTACTTGTTCGAGCCGATGGCCCCGGCCTTGCCCGGTCCGCTTACGGAACTGTTGAGAAAAAGCGCCCCGCCGCCGTGGCGGATGTCCCAATCAGCCTCATCGGAAGACACAGCCTTGCCCTGCCTGAAACTAAAATGATCTCCCGGAGCTAACTGGGCGGTCCTGTCCGGCTCCAGGGGCGCGCCCTTTGCCGGCTGGAAAGCGCACTGGATGGTGATAGTAACGCTGTCCCCGGCCACATTCTTGACACGCATTTTGGCGAAACTGGCCCCGTCGGCCAGGCGCAGTTTCCACCCTTTGACGGAGTTGGCGGTCCATTTGTCATCTTTGAGCACGCGCCAATCGAATATGGCCGGCTCTATCCCTTCCGGCAGAAGCTCCAGCCCCTCCGGAATTTTTGTCACCTCCGCGAACATGCTTTTGAAATCATCATCGGTCAGTTTTAAAAACTCCTCGCGCGGCACGTCCGGCGGATGGATAACGCAGGCGCCCAATATGCCGCCGGGCCCGGCCACCCCGCCGTTGACGCATATAACGGAGCGTTTGAAAGCTATATGCCAGTTTTCGTGATAGGCCGATTTCATGTCCGCCACAGGGAGCTTTTCACCCGTGGCAAGGTTAAGGTACTGGAAAGATTCGCCTTTTATGTCGCCCCCGGCCACAAGCCCTTCCGGAGCATAGATTGTCATTTCCCTTGTGGACATTAATATCGTCTCCTGTACCGCTTTGTGAATGGATGATTATACGTTCAAAAAGGTTCCAAAATGAAAGGCGCATGTTATTTGTCCAAATACCGGTTGAACATCCCTCCACTTGTGGTATATTTACCCCGTCCCAAAAATCTGGTACCAATGATAATTACCAATCATTAATATTTATTTCATTCGTCATGAATATATGATGATGCGTTTTGCGGACATCTTCAGGCGGCCGCCAAGGGCCGTCCACTTCCATGATAACGGCCGCAACGGCGTCTGTTTGACCAAGGATGACGGCGGGGGCCATACGGCCACGTCGTTTGAAATTGACGGGCGGGTCTATGGATCCCGGATGTCCGGCGGCCATGTCACGGAACTTGTGCAAAACCCTCCGGTGTTCACTAAACTTCTGGACCTGCCGCCGATGCCCAGGGGGGAGGCGCTGGCGGCGGCGATGCTTCTTGAGAGAGACTCGGTCCCCTTCGCCATGGAGTCCGCCTTTGTGGACGTGTGGAGCCAGCCGGCCGTGAAAGGAAACGGGCGGGAGCGGACACTGATGGCCGCCGCGCCTTCGGCGGATATGCTGATGAGAAAAGAGCGGCTCGGCTCCATTGGTATGCGGCCCGGAGCGTTTGCCCCCGCTGTATCAGCCATCGGCGCGCTGGTCCGCAACAGCCGCATAATTCCGAAAAACACCCCCGTGGCCTTTATCATGCTGGAGCCTCCATCGCTGGGGATTTATATATTCTGGGGTGACGCTGTTATTTTTACGAGGGAGATCACAGGCCCCTCCGGCCCCGGCTATATCCAATGGGGGGCGGAGCAGACAGCCAAGTCGCTGGAATATTATGAGAGGTCGTCGGGGACTCCCCCCGCCGCGCACGGTTTTGCGATTGGTATGAGCGCCTCCATAGGCGATAACAGTGAAACGATCTCCCGCGCCACCGGCATAAAGTTCGATATTTACGATCCGTTCAACGATTTTGTGAGGCCGCACCCATCTATCGCCAAAATGCCGCAAGACGCGGGCCCGGCGCTGGCGGCGCTTATCGGCGCGGCAATTGACGGTGGTGAAACGCTCAATCTCGCGCCAAAAAGCTTCCCGGCGATATCGGTGGGAATGGCCGCCTCCGTTGCGGCGGTGGCCTTGCTTATCGTCACCATTGCTGGATTCATGCTCAATAAAAACCACGCCGGTTCCGCTTCGCGGGAGCGTGATTACGCCGCCACCGTTAAAGAACTGGAGTCCGTCACCTCCGCCAACATGAAATTGGAGATGGAGCTGAAGGCTTATCCGGCAATTGCCGCGGACAACGGGCCGGACTGGGAAATGGCGTTCAAGGCCGTATCCCTGGCGATGCCTTCAAACGCGGCGCTGTCGCGATTGACCATAAACGCAAACCCGGCTGGGGGCGCCCTGCGCAACACCCGGATGGAAGGGGAGACCAGGGGAAGCGAGGCGGCCAGGTTTGAAGCCATCGAGCTTATAGTCAACGCCCTGAAGGATTCTCCCGGATTTGTGGACGTGACGCTGGTGAAGGCGAAAATGGAACCGGCGGGAAACGGGACGGCCTATTTTGAAATCGCGGCCAACATCGTCCCTAAAAAGCAGATCAAAACTGCGCGAACCGTGCGGGGGGGATAAATGGCTGAACCGCGCGCGCATGGAGTGAGGGAAAAGGTTTTGACCGCGCTGGCGGTGATGGCGGTGATGGGGTGGCTGGCTGGTTCATACGGATCGCTTCTCGTTCCGGGAAAAGCCAGACCGGCGGAGAGCGTTTCAAAGATCAACGAAGACCTGGCCGCCGCCCGGGCCAGGAATAAAGAGCTTGAGAGTCGCATAAAACAGAGCAAGGCAAGGCTTGCGCCCGCCGGTGGAGGGAGCGCGCTGGCCCAGATCGCGGACATGGCCCGAGCCTCCGGGGTTGGCATATCGGAAATCACGCTGGCGGCCGAACCTGTGACGGCAAAGCCCGAACTGGCGCGGGAGAAGGGGGGCGCGCCAGGATTTTCCAATGATTTGAACCGGGGAAGCGCTGTGTACGGTAAAAATCTTGTCACCGTCCGGATGGAGGCGGGATATCGCGGCATCGCCACGTTCATAACGCTTATTGCCGAATCGCCAATGGCGCTGACCGTGAACAAGGTGGCGGTGCAACGAGGCAAGGGGGATTACGTGGGGAAACTGGACGCGGACATTGAGCTTGAAATCTATTCGCTGTAGCGCTCTGGCGCTTATTGCCATTGCCGTGGCCGGGGGAGCCGCGGCGGGGGACGATTGGGGGCGCGACCCGTTCACCTTCGGCCATGGCGGCAATGGAGCGGCAAGCGCCGCAGCCGGGAAAAGCGGAATCGTCCTGGAGATGACGCTGGTGCGCGATGGCGGGGGGATCGCCGTGATCAACGGCTCAAGGTACAAGGTGGGGGACATTGTGGACGGCGGCGTCATAAAGTCAATCGAGTTGGACTCTGTGACACTTCTCAAAGAGGGAAAACTTGTGACTATAAAAACGAGGGACGGGGGATGAACGCTCCGGCATCGCTTATCATCTGCATTGCCGCCCTGTTGACGGCATGCGCCAGCGTTCCGGAACGGCAAGCGGCGGCTCCTTTTGAGGAAACGCCGGCGGTATTCGAACGCGGCCCTGTGCCAAGTGAATTTACGCTGCCCCCTGATGAAATGGAAATACCACACAACGCCGTAAATAAATCGCAACGCCCGCCAAAACAGCTTGTGAATCTCCAGAAGGCGGCGCGCAAGGCGCCTGATGGCAAGCGCATTTCGCTAAATCTGGCGGAGCCTTCGATGGAGACGGTGGCGGCGGTGCTCGGCGAAGCTTCCGGGATGAGAATAGCGCTGGACCCGGAGGCGGCGAAGATCGCCCCAGCCCCGGTGAAGCTTTTGAACGTGACGTGGATCGAGGCGCTGGAAGTGATAGCCAACGCCAACAACCTTGTGGCCCTGGCAAAGGGGGAGGACATTTTCGAGGGGGGCGCTCCGGTTTTCTCTGATGAGGACCTTGTGACCATCACCACCCGCGCAAAACACCTTGCGTCGCAGGAGGCGCGGTTAAAGTCCGGCTCCAACGCGGCGGAACTTGCCGAACGGCGGCGCAAGGCGGCGGAGGAGAGGCAGGCGGCCATAGAAGCGGCGGGGGCCGGGGCGATGCTGACGAAAAGCTACAGGTTCCAATATGCCGACCCGGCCGAGGCGGCGGACTATCTGGAACGGCTGCTGGTGGAATATGACCGGGAGACTTTGAAGAACATCACGGCCCAGGGAGCATTGAACGCGGACTGGTCCGCCGCCGGTTCAACGGGCCAATCGCGCCAGACCCTCTCCGCAACCGGCTCCAAAGACGCCGCCGCCGTCATCAAAGTGCGCCGGGGCGAAAAGGGGGACGTGCGCATTTCCGTGTACAGGCCGGAGAACATGATCACCATCAGCGCCCCCGCCCGGAAGATGGGGGAGATAATGAAGGCCATCGAGGAGATAGACGTAAAGCCCCGTCAGGTGTACATCGAGGCGCGCATCGTGGAGATCCAGCGCAACAAGGTGCGCGACCTGGGCATCCAGTGGGGCGGCAACGCAAATTACACCACCAACCTCGGGTTCCCGAACACCATCGGGATCGGCGGTTCGGGAGGCAACCTCGTTTCGCTGGCGCCGCAATCTGCGGTGGACGCGGCCACGGGGCAGGCGCTTTCAAACCCGGCGGGGGCGGCGGCGGAGGTGAGCGTGGGATCGGTGAACGGGGCGGCGCTCATCCGGGCGCGGCTTTTCGCGCTGGAGAAGGCGGGGGTGAGCAAGACGCTGTCCAACCCGAAGGTGATGGCCATCAACGGCGCGAAAGCCTCCATAAAATCGGGAAAGGAGATTCCATACCAATCGTCTTCGGCGAACACGGGGGTGACGGTGCTTTTCAAGGAGGCGGTGATCTCCCTTAACGTGACGCCGCTTGTGATGAGCGGCAACAGGGTGCGGCTGAAGATAGAGGCGAAGAAGGACGAGGTGGACCCCAACCTCTCCGTGCAGGGGACCCCGGCCATCCGCAAACGGGAGATAATTACAAGCGTTGTGGTGGACAGCGGCGGCTCCGCCGTGCTCGGCGGGATGATAGAAGGGGAGGACGGGGACTTTTCCGACAGGGTGCCTGGTCTGCACGACACGCCGGTGCTCGGCTGGCTTTTCAAGAACGACAGGAAAGTGGACAACGAACTTGAACTGCTGGTGTTCATCACCCCCACGATAGTGGAGCAGGGGGGATGAGCATGGGTGTCACGCACGCAGTTTCAACCACTGCTTCGCCGTGGTCGCCCCGGGCTGTTGCCCAAATGCTCATCGGGGTGTTCTTCACCCCGATGTCCCAAAGTCAAGAGTTTAGCACTCTTATAAACATAGAGTCCGGGGTGAAGAACACCCCGGACAGCGTTCGTTTCGCGTGTTTTCCCTTTTGGGCCCGCCGGCAATTGCCACCGGGACGGTGGCGCTACGCAAATACCAATGAACCGTGGTCAGCGGCCACGGGGAAGCATTTAATACGGAAGGTACCGCCGGATTCAATCTTGCATCCCATAATTATAACCGCGGCTTTCATGCTAGCCCTTTGCGCAAGCTCCGCCATCGCAGGACAGCGATCCGCCGGGTATATAAACGGGAACGCGTCCGGCTCTCGTCTGATCTCCGCAGGGGAGAGCGTGACGCTGGAGGCGGACCCTTCGCGGTTGGTGAAAGGGGACAGGCTCGACATCATCGTTGATGGGAGGAATGCAGGTTCCCGCAAGGCTGGAATACTTGTCGTCACCAGCGGCCCCGGCGAACCTGCGGCGGGAATCGTCACATCGGCCGGAATGGAGATAGGGGATGGCGCGCGGGTGGATTTCGCATTTACGACCGGGGCGGGAAACTCGCCGTATCTTCCATTCATGCGGGCGTTGGCTGGCGAATTTATCAATACTCCGGCTGGAGCGCCGTTGCGGGTGGCCTTTCTGGACGTGGTGAATCCGCATGGCGCAAGGACACAGGCCGGCGACGCGGTGTTCCGCATGGCGCGCGCCGCCCTTTGCGGCCGTCCGCAATTTGACTGTATGGCGCAGGACAAAATAGCCGAAACGATATGGCGGCATGGAAGCGCCACTTCTCGCGGACTGTTCGCAACCTCGATGGAAGATGTCGCGGCGGCGCTGGATGTGGAAGTGATGGTGAGCGGTTATCTGCGAAATATGGACAACAAGGGGGAGCTTATTCTTGCCGCGATAAATCCGGCAAATCCCGGCGCGCCCCCATTATGGATGAAGCTTGCGCTCAATCTGGACGAGGCTGGAGGTGCGGAGGCGTTCGAAAAAGTGACCATTCCATTCCGGCGGGCGCCGATGGGGCATCTGAAAATCAGGCTGGGGCATGCGCCCACGATGGATAAGCTGATGGCCGAATATGTGGAATACGCGGACGTGAGCGGATGGATGCGCTCCGCGTCGAACGTTGCGCCGGGGGGCTATTATGCGGTCGTTGGAGGCCGTAAACGCACGATGGACGCGGGTGGATCGCTTTACGACGCCGATGTGGCGGCGGGCTCATCGTCCATCACCATCGGATTTTACCCGGTCGGGGTAAGTGACGGCGGCAAGGAACTTCGCGCGGCGGAAGTGGTTGAAAAGACGGTTCAACTGCACATTGCGCCCGGCGAGAGGGTGGAAATGACAGTTTACGGAAAGGTGGAGGGGGGAACGGCTGTTATCGCGGCGGGCCTGGATTGAAAGAGGGATATTGGGAGAGATAAGATATCAACCACAGAGGCACGGAGGCACAGAGAGGAGAGCCTGTCATCCCGGAAGCCGCTTCGGCTATCCGGATTGCGGTCAGGTTTCTGGTATAAAGCTTTTGATTGAATAGTGCTAAGACTGGAGCGTTTATTGCCCCTGGGGCTGGCTCTCCGCTTTCCCGGTCTCTTCGTGCGCGTCCACTATCTCGCGGAAATCCTTGCCGGTCTTGAAAAAGGGGACTTTCTTCGCCTCAACCAGCACCTTCTCACCCGTCTTGGGATTGCGTCCTTCCTTTTCCGCCCTGTTGCGCACCCGGAAGCTGCCAAAACCGCGTATTTCCACCTTGTCACCCCGGGCCAGAGCCTCAATGATGGAGCTTGTGAAAATGTTGATGATCTCTTCTGCTTGCTGTTTCTTGACGTTGATCTTCTCGGCAAGCTTTTCAGCCATATCCGATTTGGTCATAAAAATCCCCTGTCGATTTTAAAGTTCGCTCCCCAGCCCGTCACTTATGTGATTGAATTTGCGAAAGCGTCACCAATCTTACAGAAAAGCCGCGCCTTCGTCAATAGGTCTTGCGGGCATCCCCGAAACCCGCAAGACAAACAATTTCACCGCAAACCATAAGTCTGCGTTTATTAACCGACAGAGTCCTCGTAAACATCCTCGAAATGTGTGTCCACATACTTGTCGAGCATGTCGTTGAGCCGGTCCTGAAAATAGTCTATGTCCGCGATATCAGTGAGGTTGTCCAAAAAATGGCGCACCATTGACTGGGTCACCGCTTCAACCTCTTCGAGCGTGGCTTCCTCCGCGACGAGGACTTTGTTTATGGCCGCCACAATAACGCTTATTTTCTTCTGATCCATCTTTTCCTTCAAACGCTTGGTTTTCAGGAAATTATAACAGAGAAAGAAAACCGCGCAACGCAATTCTGGAATCATTTTTAAAAGGTGGTTTGCATAACTTGTTGGCGACGCTCTATATAAATTGTCAGCTTCCCCGTGGTCGCCTGGGGCTGTTGCCCAAATGCTCATCGGGGTGTTCTTCACCCCGATGTCCCAAAGTCAAGAGTTTAGCACTCTTATAAACATAGAGTCCGGGGTGAAGAACACCCCGGACAGCGTTCGTTTCGCGTGTTTTCCCTTTTGGGCACCTCTGTTGTGATAATCATGCTTTTCATCACTCCTGAATCCCTCGCGTCATATATAATTGACCCCATGCGCGCCATAAAACTTTTCCTCTTCGTTTTCCTTGCGATACCGGCGGTGTCCATCGTCTCTTCGGCACAGCGGGCCGTGGAGGTGTTCGACATCGGATATGGGAGCGCGGCGCAAATCGCAGGCCCGGTAAAAATGTTGCTGGGGCCTTTCGGCAAAATGTCGGTGGACACATCTTCCAACCGCATAATCGTAAGCGACGACGCGGCCAATGTGGAGAAAATCAGGGCGTTGATCGCCCGGCTGGACCGCATAACCCGTAACATGCTCGTCACCGTGGAGTTTATCGATCAAACCTCGTTCCGGCATGCACAGGCGGATCTGCGCTGGGAGGCCAGGGGGGACGGATGGGTGATAGCTTCCCTCCCAAAGCCGTTGCGCGGAGGATTCGCCGAGCTTTCGGCCTCGGACACGCGCGGCAATTCCAAGGCGGATCGAAAACAGTTCCTGAGACTTATGGAAAACACCCCGGGAAAAATATTCGTGGGGGAGAGCGTGCCATTCACTAATTACTTTGTGCGGCACGGCGGAAATTACGGGTATATCTCCAGCCAGACCACCTTCAAGAACGCCGGAGCCAGCTTTTCCGTCACAGCGCGCAAGCTCAACGACGGCAAAATCATGCTTTCGCTGGAACCGGAAGTGAGCCATTATGACAGGGCTCAAGGGACGTTCACGGTGAAAAACGCCGCCACGTCGGTGGTGATGGACGATCCGGGATCGGCGGTGATCGGCGGCGACAGCGGCAACATGGAGACTTTCGGCGCGAATTTCCTGCGGGGCATCGGCGGGGGGGACGCGGAATCGGATTTCGTGATGATAATTTCGGTGAAATCGGAATGAAACGCAGAGTGCTGGTGACCGGGGCGTCCGGATTCGCCGGGGGGCATCTTGCCCGGCGGCTCGGCGCGGATACCGGCATCGAGATATTCGGCGCGTTCGACAAGCGCCATCCGGCGCAAGGAGTCCCCGGTACGCACATGCGGATGCGGCTGGACGACCATGCGGCGGTGCGCGACGCGATCAAGGACATAAAGCCGGATGAGGTTTATCATCTTGCCGCCATGTCGTCCCCGGCGGAGGCGGCGCACGAGAGGGTGGGGGCATACGCCTCCAACGTCAGCGCTCCGCTGTATCTTTTGGACTCGCTGGCGTCCATAAGGCAGACCTGCAATGTGCTTCTGATTAGCAGCGCGGAGGTCT from Nitrospinota bacterium carries:
- a CDS encoding HmuY family protein, encoding MSTREMTIYAPEGLVAGGDIKGESFQYLNLATGEKLPVADMKSAYHENWHIAFKRSVICVNGGVAGPGGILGACVIHPPDVPREEFLKLTDDDFKSMFAEVTKIPEGLELLPEGIEPAIFDWRVLKDDKWTANSVKGWKLRLADGASFAKMRVKNVAGDSVTITIQCAFQPAKGAPLEPDRTAQLAPGDHFSFRQGKAVSSDEADWDIRHGGGALFLNSSVSGPGKAGAIGSNKYGAQWKTVENPSDSIAYFMDEYGSIFRHPKWYRYNIDGKHNIHPNGAVYVLRAADGDYKVQVYDYFEHKGSDLGNIRIRFAKL
- a CDS encoding integration host factor subunit beta, whose amino-acid sequence is MTKSDMAEKLAEKINVKKQQAEEIINIFTSSIIEALARGDKVEIRGFGSFRVRNRAEKEGRNPKTGEKVLVEAKKVPFFKTGKDFREIVDAHEETGKAESQPQGQ
- the hisD gene encoding histidinol dehydrogenase, whose protein sequence is MKITKSSDPKFRETLAHIVNRSAEGPAGVEKTVAAIIKNVRAKGDDAVFKYTKKFDGVSLTPKTVRVTEKQIAAAMRSASPKVLAALKKASARIARFHKFQREGSWKVSDGGAVLGQIVRPLDSVGVYVPGGKAAYPSSVLMNVIPARIAGVRRVVMVTPAPGGAIDPHVLAAASIAGVDEIYRIGGAQAVAALSYGTKTIARVDKITGPGNAYVAEAKRQVFGVVDIDMVAGPSELLVIADGAANPAHAAADLLSQAEHDENAWPILVTTSAAIANRVAKELVRQTRILPRSGIIEKCLSANCHAFVARNLDECFEISNAIAPEHLELLIKDAARYVNRVENAGAVFVGPWTPEALGDYMAGPNHVLPTGGSARFFSPLGVYDFMKRTSLIAFTQAGFRKLAAGVMTLANEERLTAHGAAVAIRLKK